One Triticum dicoccoides isolate Atlit2015 ecotype Zavitan chromosome 3B, WEW_v2.0, whole genome shotgun sequence genomic window, CAATCGGCCGGTAATAACGCGCGCGCGTGCGACCGCAGACGCGGAGTCGGTGGCGACGATGAAGAGGCAGCAGCGCGGCGCGGGCCGGCGGTTCGCGGTGATCGGGCACCGCGGCAAGGGGATGAACGCGCTGGCGTCGCCGGACCGGCGGCTGCAGGAGGTGAAGGAGAACTCGGTCCGGTCGTTCAACGAGGCGGCGCGCTTCGCCGTCGACTACGTCGAGTTCGACGTCCAGGTATGAAGAAGATCTCGATTCcgtcccctccaatcgaatccctcCCACCTCCCCTGCGTGCTAcgttaattaattaatttgttAGGCCTCTGTTACGCACTTGCGCGGGTTCCGAGGAAAGGAACGGGTGTATGGGTTCGGTCTACGCGGGTCCCGGGCTTCCAGGAACTGGTGTAGCTCTCCTCGGTGTAGTGTGTCCGGTCTAGGGGATCTTTGTTGATGGCGACGTGGCCGTCCGGAGCGGCTCGAGCACGTTTTGCCGTGTCGCCGCTGGGGAAAGGGAAAGGGGAAGGTCGCCGCGTAACGAAGCGACCCCACGTGCGCCGCGGTGGCCTCCCATGTGGAGTAGTGGGGCGGCTCATCGAGCTCTCCAGATCTGACCAGCTCACCAGCACAAAATAATACTCCAGTACTCCTAAATAATTcacaaaaacttgcactaacacagTTTAAAACCACAATAGCTTTTGATTTCCAGTTCACAATTTTGGTCACAAAATACAGCAGGGGTAAAGTGGACTTCTCATGTGGTATTTAACGGTGTTAGTTGTCAAAACTAGCAGAAGTGTCACAAAAGGAACAAAATGAAGTTTGAGTGTTAAAAAGGGAAGAATTTTTTTTAGGGCCAAAAAGGGAACCAAATTTTAAGAGAgcgccaaataaggaattctctccatGTGGAGTAGTGGGGCGGCTCATCGAGCTCTCCAGATCTGACCAGCTCACCAGCACAAAATAATACTCCAGTACTCCTAAATAATTCACAAAAACTTGTACTAACACAGTTTAAAACCACAATAGTTTTGCTAAAGCATCTAACATGTCCCCTAAGAGCAACTCGGATAGCTCCAGTATCCCTGCGAACACTTCCATTTACGGGAAGTTAGAGTAAAAAAAGCCTGCGCAATATTTTTTACGGGATTCTGTAAAAACACCTCCTCCATCCTCCTAGTTTATTGGTAGATGATCTTTTCATATAACTAGGCTGCCCGTAATGGtattatcataggtagtatcatgcatgccaactaagcaattttgatgagatgacatagaattaaatgaagaaagagatgtttgagtatcatatcatgataccgtatcatattaaatgatgtgctactttgtgtcatgcatggcaataaatgtagtactctatgataccaacatatgatacttTGCATTAcgtatgtagtatcatacactagtatcatatgcatgatactagtatatgatactctccattacaaccagccttatgtCCGTGGATAACCGCCTGAAATTTCACGGACGCCGGCCACCATGGACACACGTTGTCACTGACTTGCGGCCCCAACGCCTTTTTGAATGAAAAATGCAAatttatacttcctccgttccaaaataagtgtcttgagcttagtataaatttgtactagagctagtacaaagttgagacacttattttgagatgggGAAGTATTTTATGGGCAGAAGTTTTACGGGAACTGAAAAAAGTAGGTGTTAGAAAACTTTTCCTAAATTATACAGTCATCCTATAAGAAGATTTTTATGGGAGCTCTTGGAGTTGCTCTAATATTGCAAATTCTGTATCAATAATTTTTTGCGAAGATTTGTGTGgatattctttttttttctttttatgtttGACCGAGTCTAATGTGTAACTAGGGCAAATATAGATGTGTCTTAGCCTCTTAGGCAGACCCAAACCAATAGACGTAATTTGACAGATTAAAGATTTGGTCCTAGATTGGCTTGTTCGAAATGTCGTTATATTCTTGATGTATCCGATGTTGGTACGATATTACAGTGGACTGTGACGAGGCTGCATCAACGATGTCGTCTATTCAGGGTCGTTGCGATCGTACAACTTTTGTCGTACCTGAAGCAGCACTCATGCAAGATAGTACACTAGCTAGTTGTTCGTTTGTCCTGTTGCACTAGTGCGATCTAGTACATCTGATGACGCCAAACCCCACCTCCACCTTGTACTTATATCAAGATCAAATATCTTGCCTGTCCCATATATCTATCGTTTAGTCCATCGTTTTTTTTTCTTCTTACAGTGCTATTGCGCAAAAACGCCAACTAAATGTTTCCATTCCTAATTTGCTTCAAAGCTAAATTTGTTCAAAGTGTTCAAAGAAGATACTGATTTTTTTCACTTCTGGCCCTTCTCTCTTTGTCTCCTAAATAAGTCAGTGTGCAAAGATGTTGAGAAGAGAACCATGAATATCAATTTTGTAGGTCACCAAGGACGTCTGCCCAATCATCTTCCATGACAACTTCATCATTACTGAGGAGCATGTAAGTTCATATGTGCACTCTTGCTTTGTATGCGTATCACTTTCCATCATTTCCTCTTCCCCGGTGAGTGATTGTAGGGGCTGTTTGGATGGGCCCACCAATTATTTGGCTAACGATTTTGCCATATGGGCTCGCCCAGATGTTGGCAATGAAACTGAATAGCTGGCCAAAAGGTTGGCGTACACCCGAAATTTCGGCAGCCATGCTGCTATCCGAACAGCCATGTAGAAACCGCCACAAAAAGCACATGCCAAACAGGCTACTACCTGACATGCTGCCAACTTTGATGTTTTCCTGTTTCCATATCACTTGTAAGCAACCAACCTAACTCACCTGAACTATCTGTTTTCAGGGCAAAATTTCAGAGAAGCGTGTCACTGATCTTCAGTTGGAAGATTTCCTCCAGTATGGCCCACAAAACAAGCAAGGCAAGGtatggagaaagtgcaaaacacCAGTGTGCTCATTTGGTCATTAGTAGTGGTTACATAAAGTTTGACATAATGCATCTGATTATTCATTGCTTATTGCTAAATTCAGAATGGGAAGCCTTTGCTGCGGAAAATGAAGGACGGCCGGGTGTTGAATTGGAGCGTTCAGTCAGATGATCCTCTTTGCACCCTTCAAGAAGCATTCGAGAAGGTCAATCCAAGATTGGGCTTCAATGTCGAGCTGAAATTCGATGACAATCTTGTGTACCAAGATGAGGAGCTCACTCACATCCTCCAGGCCATCCTCAAGGCATGTACTATTACTGCAGTACATGAGTCACTTTCGGTTGGTTACAGCTTGATACCTGTTGTTCTAACACATCAGATTTTCAACTTGTGAACAGGTGGTCTTCGAGTGTGCCAAGGATAGGCCTATCATTTTCTCTAGCTTCCAGCCCGATGCTGCGCAGCTCATGCGAAAACTACAGAGCACATACCCTGTAAGTGCAATATTATTACCGGACAGAGCAAGCACATGGAACTTGTATCCATTACACACCATGAGCGTCACTGATCGCCATCGTTATGATGTTTGTCAGGTGTACTTCTTGACGAACGGAGGGACAGAAGTCTACGCCGACGTGAGGAGGAACTCGTTGGAGGAGGCGGTCAAGCTGTGCCTCGCCACTGGCATGCAAGGGATCGTGTCCGAGGCCCGCGCGGTCTTCAGGTTCCCGACTGCCATACCAAAGATCAAGGAGGCTGACCTCTCCCTACTAACTTACGGGACACTCAAGTAGGTTCTCTAGTTCTTCATCAACGTCTCTGGAATGACGGCCTAGTTGAGCTGGGGTTTATCTGAATTTGAATGCTAAAAATGTTTCTGACGCCGTTGTGGAAATGTGCAGTAACGTGCCGGAGGCGGTGTACATGCAGCACCTGATGGGGGTGAACGGGGTCATCGTCGACCTCGTGCCGGAGATCACGGGGGCCGTCTCGGACCTCATCGCTGTCCCGGAGATCGACACGGAGATCAATGATCTGAGCAGCCAAGCTGTGAAAGATGCCGCGTCGACGCCAAATTTCACGCAGCGGGAGATTTCATTCCTACTGAGGCTGATGCCGGAGCTTGTGCAATAACACAGACTGCACCCCGTTGATGGCTTTGGATGTAACTGACTGATTGGCATACAGGAAGAGGAGCCCCTTGTGGAGGGAAGTACAAGTATACGTACTGGGTTGGTGTGATCTCCTTCGGTGAGCCCTGGTCCTAGGAGAATTTGGGATTGTTTTATACATGTTGTAGCGAGGGGGCATTGATTCATACATGTAGTAGCGAGGGTGGTGATTTTTCTGGATATACAGTGAATGTCATCGTCACAATGGCGGTGTTATTACTACGCTAGTACTCCCTCATATTGGATgtaggtcatctccaacacccttcCCATTAAATCCCCCTTTCCGGTCCCATTTTCTTTCATTCCGTCCTTTATCATCCGCACCCTCCTCTGACACCGTTGCTGTACCTCTTTGGTCGGCATACTGGCATCGTCGGACCTCCGCAACCAGTACACTCTGTCCCCATGTGTGGACGCCACACGCAATAGGTGTTCAGTCAAATGTCATTGAGCTTATTTTCGAACACCACACGCAATAGGTGTTCAgtcaaatgccattgagcttattttcGAACACCACGTCTTTTTTAGTATGAGAATGATGGCAGGGTACTCGACCATGCATGATGAGTTGTGCGATGCGTGGTAGGTTGTATCCATGAATTTCGTAGGTAGGAGTGGATGGGGGACCTTCTAGCAGCAAGTGCATGAATTTCATGCACAAAAAGCGCGTTGCGCCCTACCACATGCATATCATCCATGATCGCAATGTAAGGTCGTTATCTTATAGATGGTACGCCATCCAGATCTCCGTCACCAAGTTTTCTGGCGCGGTTGATATGGTGGAGGCAAGGTGACCATTACGCACGGCAAAGGAGGAGATCGTAAGTTTTGCTTCTTGCTCAAGTTGTTGATTGATTCATTCATTCGATGTTGTTATTCATTGTGTAGCCTGAACGCGTTGTCGTGATGCACCACAGGATAGAGGGACATTTATTTATGCGcatgcattgttggatgaagctgaagGTCCAGTATGTATGGGATGATAGGATCTGTGCATGAAAAACTTATTGAACATCCGGTTAATCTCGTTGAATTTGAACTATTATTGTGCTAGACTT contains:
- the LOC119277368 gene encoding glycerophosphodiester phosphodiesterase GDPD1, chloroplastic-like — encoded protein: MALLKAARVADVPTLDVVVPDHLTAAARVLDAESVATMKRQQRGAGRRFAVIGHRGKGMNALASPDRRLQEVKENSVRSFNEAARFAVDYVEFDVQVTKDVCPIIFHDNFIITEEHGKISEKRVTDLQLEDFLQYGPQNKQGKNGKPLLRKMKDGRVLNWSVQSDDPLCTLQEAFEKVNPRLGFNVELKFDDNLVYQDEELTHILQAILKVVFECAKDRPIIFSSFQPDAAQLMRKLQSTYPVYFLTNGGTEVYADVRRNSLEEAVKLCLATGMQGIVSEARAVFRFPTAIPKIKEADLSLLTYGTLNNVPEAVYMQHLMGVNGVIVDLVPEITGAVSDLIAVPEIDTEINDLSSQAVKDAASTPNFTQREISFLLRLMPELVQ